A genomic window from Pecten maximus chromosome 4, xPecMax1.1, whole genome shotgun sequence includes:
- the LOC117325894 gene encoding galactose-3-O-sulfotransferase 2-like, translating to MSLFTQFIFINTSFLSISNVLCLFDRFYACAGLAVVSVCFLSLVLLIYQSTIRSFTRHGEAITLLTENPIEKKSLSNTILNRFGAREPDSSTTPFYPHSSNRSLSLTSKERRHVAFLKVHKAASSTAQNIFLRFAISRDLLVVLPLVPKFFFPNVISGTTSVTKQNILPVPKGRFYEILCCHVIYNRDAFARIMPADTVNIGIVRDPFEHFISTLNYMRPHEVFKINTSDPVSVFLQNPTNYVKRTSQSYANNRMAFEFDFPAKLFETRDKGGIERYLHKLESEFQLVLIVELFDESLVLMRRLLNWEMKDILYVKLNSRRQLFERINFKPGDVQLYKRWAEIDYALYNFFYRRLQAQIQEQGPTFHEELLCFRSLRQDMQIYCEKKPMSNVPYHVTASSWSDAFEITKEDCSSMRKGEIPFIREIRMQQYGFYNEISKTS from the coding sequence ATGTCATTATTTACccaatttatttttatcaataccAGTTTCTTGTCTATAAGTAATGTATTGTGTCTTTTCGACAGATTCTACGCATGCGCTGGGTTGGCTGTAGTGTCAGTCTGCTTCCTTTCTCTCGTCTTATTAATCTATCAAAGCACGATTCGATCCTTTACACGACACGGGGAAGCTATAACACTGCTGACAGAGAATCCCATCGAAAAGAAATCCCTGTCAAATACTATACTCAACAGGTTTGGTGCACGCGAACCAGATAGCTCTACCACACCATTTTATCCTCATTCGAGCAATCGGAGCCTGTCGTTGACTTCAAAAGAACGTCGTCATGTAGCCTTCCTGAAGGTGCATAAGGCTGCAAGTTCAACAGCTCAGAATATCTTTTTACGGTTTGCCATTTCACGAGACCTGCTGGTAGTGTTGCCGTTAGTCCCGAAGTTCTTTTTTCCGAACGTCATTAGCGGTACTACCTCGgtgacaaaacaaaacattcttcCTGTTCCGAAGGGCAGGTTCTATGAGATCCTATGCTGCCACGTTATATACAACAGAGATGCATTCGCTCGTATTATGCCTGCTGATACAGTCAACATAGGTATTGTACGAGACCCTTTTGAACACTTTATATCTACTTTGAATTACATGCGACCACATGAGGTGTTTAAGATAAATACTTCAGACCCTGTTTCGGTCTTCCTTCAGAATCCAACGAATTACGTCAAACGAACAAGTCAGAGTTACGCCAATAACAGGATGGCCTTTGAATTCGACTTCCCTGCAAAACTGTTTGAAACACGAGACAAAGGTGGTATAGAGCGTTATCTGCACAAGTTGGAAAGTGAATTTCAGCTAGTTCTGATTGTAGAGTTGTTCGACGAGTCTTTAGTTCTAATGCGCAGACTTCTCAACTGGGAAATGAAGGATATCCTATATGTGAAACTCAATTCTAGAAGACAATTGTTTGAAAGAATAAATTTTAAGCCCGGAGatgtacaattatataaaagATGGGCCGAGATAGATTATGCACTTTATAACTTCTTTTACCGACGGCTACAAGCCCAAATTCAGGAGCAAGGGCCAACATTTCACGAGGAACTCTTGTGTTTCCGAAGTTTACGTCAGGACATGCAGATATACTGTGAGAAGAAACCGATGTCAAATGTCCCATACCACGTAACTGCGTCTTCCTGGAGTGATGCTTTTGAAATAACTAAGGAAGATTGTTCATCTATGAGAAAAGGAGAGATACCTTTTATAAGAGAAATAAGAATGCAGCAGTACGGATTTTACAACGAGATATCTAAAACTTCGTAA